A DNA window from Chlamydia felis Fe/C-56 contains the following coding sequences:
- the ftsY gene encoding signal recognition particle-docking protein FtsY: protein MFKFFSSKIQSLFKKALSADLLEFTESLFYEADFGSELTEELCSRLRKCRKPDESTVKDLVSSLLRETLANLPIIKSEKDTPVVSLMLGTNGSGKTTTVAKLAHYYLSRSEKVMIVATDTFRSAGMDQMRCWAEKLGCGFVSGKPGGDPAAIAYDGIASAKSRGYDRVIIDTSGRLHTHTNLLNELSKIVSVCNKVHAGSPHERLMTIDATLGGNVIEQVRVFHETIPLSGLILTKVDGSAKGGTLFRIAKQLKIPTKFVGYGELIGDLEEFHIDRFLEKLFPSS from the coding sequence GTGTTTAAGTTCTTTAGCAGCAAGATTCAGTCTTTATTTAAAAAAGCTTTATCTGCGGATCTTTTAGAATTTACAGAAAGTTTGTTTTACGAAGCAGATTTTGGTTCAGAGCTTACTGAAGAGTTGTGTTCTCGCTTGCGAAAATGTCGTAAACCTGATGAATCTACCGTCAAAGATCTTGTTTCCTCACTACTTCGTGAAACACTAGCTAATCTTCCTATCATCAAATCTGAGAAGGACACACCTGTTGTCTCCTTAATGCTAGGAACAAATGGATCGGGAAAAACAACAACTGTAGCTAAACTTGCCCACTATTACCTATCTCGATCAGAGAAGGTAATGATTGTCGCCACGGACACTTTTCGTAGTGCTGGTATGGATCAGATGCGTTGTTGGGCGGAGAAATTGGGTTGTGGATTTGTGTCTGGGAAGCCCGGTGGCGATCCAGCAGCTATTGCTTACGATGGCATTGCTTCTGCTAAGTCTCGGGGCTATGATCGCGTGATTATCGATACATCGGGTCGTCTACATACGCATACCAACTTACTCAACGAGTTATCAAAAATTGTTTCTGTTTGTAATAAGGTGCACGCAGGGTCTCCTCATGAAAGGTTGATGACTATAGATGCAACTTTAGGTGGAAACGTTATTGAGCAGGTACGTGTTTTTCACGAAACCATTCCCTTATCTGGTTTAATCCTAACTAAAGTAGACGGTTCTGCCAAAGGTGGAACATTGTTTCGCATAGCAAAACAATTGAAGATCCCTACAAAATTCGTTGGTTATGGCGAACTTATTGGGGATCTTGAAGAGTTTCATATAGATCGGTTCTTAGAAAAACTTTTCCCTTCTTCTTAA
- the sucC gene encoding ADP-forming succinate--CoA ligase subunit beta: MHLHEYQAKDLLSSYDIAIPPYRIVSSVEEGELVLRELGINAGVVKVQVHAGGRGKNGGVIIAKSSSEILAAIGKLLKMRFESNQTSGESLPVEKVLITPLVNIASEYYLAVIMDRKNRCPAIMLSKAGGMDIEEVAQKYPDQLLTVPLTPSARIYNYQLRQIIKFMNWEGDTGKQGVQLIKKLVQCFYDNDASLLEINPLVLTQEEELLVLDAKVTIDDNALYRHPKLEVLYDPSQENVRDVLAKKIGLSYIALDGDIGCLVNGAGLAMSTLDILKIHGGSAANFLDVGGSATEQQIQEAVSLVLSDENVEVLFINIFGGIMDCSAVASGLVAVMQTRENLIPTVVRLEGTNVELGKEIVQRSGIPCQFTDSLNEGARLAVALSKQV; this comes from the coding sequence ATGCACCTTCATGAATACCAAGCTAAGGATCTTTTGAGCTCTTATGATATTGCCATTCCTCCGTATCGTATAGTCTCTTCTGTAGAAGAAGGAGAACTGGTTCTTAGGGAGCTGGGTATAAATGCCGGTGTTGTCAAAGTGCAAGTGCACGCTGGAGGAAGAGGGAAAAATGGTGGCGTAATCATCGCTAAATCTTCTTCTGAAATTCTAGCTGCTATCGGAAAATTATTAAAGATGCGTTTTGAGAGCAATCAAACTTCAGGAGAATCTCTTCCCGTAGAAAAAGTTCTTATTACACCCCTAGTGAATATTGCTTCTGAGTATTACCTGGCAGTGATTATGGATAGAAAAAATCGTTGTCCAGCAATTATGTTATCGAAAGCTGGAGGGATGGACATTGAAGAGGTTGCTCAAAAATATCCTGATCAGTTGCTCACTGTGCCTTTGACTCCTTCTGCTCGTATATACAATTATCAACTCAGACAGATCATTAAATTTATGAACTGGGAAGGAGATACGGGAAAACAAGGGGTGCAGTTAATTAAAAAGCTTGTCCAATGCTTCTATGATAACGATGCCTCTTTACTTGAAATCAATCCCTTGGTGCTTACTCAGGAAGAGGAACTCTTAGTATTGGATGCTAAAGTAACTATTGATGATAACGCCTTATACCGTCACCCCAAACTTGAAGTACTATACGATCCCTCTCAAGAAAATGTTCGCGATGTACTAGCTAAGAAGATAGGGCTGTCTTACATTGCTCTAGATGGAGACATCGGATGTTTAGTGAATGGCGCAGGATTAGCTATGAGTACTCTAGATATTCTTAAAATTCATGGAGGATCTGCTGCAAATTTTCTCGATGTCGGAGGGAGCGCTACAGAACAACAGATTCAAGAAGCGGTTTCCTTGGTGCTATCAGATGAAAATGTAGAAGTTCTATTTATTAATATCTTTGGCGGAATTATGGATTGCTCAGCAGTTGCCTCAGGACTTGTTGCTGTAATGCAAACAAGAGAAAATCTTATTCCTACAGTGGTGCGTTTAGAGGGAACAAATGTGGAATTGGGAAAAGAAATCGTGCAACGTTCGGGAATCCCCTGCCAATTTACAGATTCCTTAAATGAAGGCGCACGTCTTGCTGTAGCGCTGAGTAAACAAGTTTAA
- the glmM gene encoding phosphoglucosamine mutase: MTREIKPLFGTDGVRGRANHEPMTVEMSVLLGKAVAGVLQECKPGRHRVVVGKDTRLSGYMFENALIAGLTSMGIETLVLGPIPTPGVAFITRAYRADAGIMISASHNPYWDNGIKIFSSEGFKISDVIERRIEQMVAFKEFGNLPEDYAVGKNKRVVDAMGRYIEFAKATFPRGRTLNGLKIVLDCAHGAAYKVAPSVFEELDAEVICYGCEPTGSNINDNCGALFPSVIQKAVIEHKADVGIALDGDGDRIIMVNEKGHIVDGDMILSICANDLKKKGILHGNRIVATVMTNFGVLKYLENVGIDTLISPVGDRHVLQNMLEYEANLGGEQSGHMIFLDYNTTGDGIVSALQVLRIMIESESTLSDLTSPIVKSPQALINVAVKEKIPLDTLPLVQEALRDVRSSLGDSGRVLLRYSGTENICRVMVEGLKKHQVDSLAKTIADIVDSELGVGIIE, from the coding sequence ATGACTAGGGAAATTAAACCGCTATTTGGTACGGACGGTGTTCGAGGTAGGGCAAATCATGAACCTATGACTGTCGAGATGTCTGTATTATTGGGAAAAGCTGTTGCTGGAGTTTTGCAGGAATGTAAACCAGGGAGGCATCGCGTTGTTGTCGGTAAAGATACCCGCTTGTCTGGATATATGTTTGAGAATGCTCTCATTGCGGGTTTAACTTCTATGGGTATCGAAACCTTGGTTTTAGGTCCAATTCCTACGCCGGGAGTGGCTTTTATTACTCGTGCTTATCGTGCAGATGCTGGGATAATGATTTCCGCATCTCATAATCCTTATTGGGATAATGGGATAAAAATCTTTTCCTCAGAAGGGTTTAAAATTAGCGACGTGATAGAGAGACGCATTGAGCAAATGGTCGCTTTTAAGGAGTTTGGAAATCTACCAGAAGATTATGCCGTAGGGAAGAATAAGCGTGTAGTAGATGCCATGGGACGTTACATAGAGTTTGCTAAAGCTACTTTCCCTAGAGGACGAACATTAAATGGGTTGAAAATTGTTTTAGATTGTGCCCATGGGGCAGCTTACAAGGTAGCTCCTTCAGTGTTTGAAGAACTTGATGCTGAAGTTATTTGTTATGGTTGCGAACCTACAGGAAGTAATATCAACGACAACTGCGGAGCTCTGTTTCCTTCAGTAATTCAGAAAGCCGTAATAGAGCATAAGGCTGATGTTGGTATTGCTTTAGATGGCGATGGAGACCGTATTATCATGGTAAATGAAAAGGGTCATATTGTTGACGGTGATATGATCTTGAGTATTTGTGCCAATGATTTAAAGAAAAAGGGGATTTTACATGGGAATCGCATTGTAGCTACTGTAATGACTAATTTTGGAGTTTTAAAATATCTTGAAAATGTAGGAATAGACACGTTGATTTCTCCTGTAGGAGATCGTCATGTCTTGCAAAACATGCTAGAATACGAAGCCAATCTTGGTGGTGAGCAAAGTGGCCATATGATTTTCCTAGACTATAATACTACAGGAGACGGTATTGTTTCTGCTTTGCAAGTTTTACGGATTATGATTGAAAGTGAATCCACATTGTCGGATTTAACGTCTCCAATTGTAAAAAGTCCTCAAGCACTTATCAACGTCGCAGTAAAAGAAAAAATCCCCCTAGATACTTTGCCTTTGGTTCAAGAAGCTCTTAGAGATGTTAGATCGTCGTTAGGAGACTCTGGTCGTGTTTTATTAAGATATTCTGGAACTGAAAATATTTGCAGGGTTATGGTTGAGGGCTTAAAGAAGCATCAAGTAGATTCCCTAGCTAAGACCATAGCAGATATTGTTGATTCTGAGCTAGGAGTAGGCATTATAGAGTAG
- the glmS gene encoding glutamine--fructose-6-phosphate transaminase (isomerizing) produces the protein MCGIFGYLGSKLAIPVVLDGLAKLEYRGYDSAGLAAITSGQLFVRKTIGRVDELRNALETHQIQSSLAIGHTRWATHGVPTVNNAHPHVDENATCAIVHNGIIENFKELKSLLLSEGISFSSDTDSEVIAQLFAFRYQATGDFVHSFSWTLSQLQGSFSCGLIHKDHPSVLLCASQESPLIIGLGDQERLIASDTRAFLKYTKNVQALASGELAIVSLGNEVETYNFALKRIQKEVRQVTYTDADSDKQGYSYYMLKEIYEQPEVFERLLHKYLDPQGYIGEKFLEGFSIEDFDEISIVACGSSYHAGLLAKYIVESLVSIPVHVEVASEFRYRRAYIGKKTLAILISQSGETADTLAALKEFRRRHVACVLGICNVEESALAMGVDHCLFLEAGIEIGVASTKAFTAQLLLLILFGLKLASVKRTLSLEEQRSCGKGLLELPVLCDLLLANEGLRSWADNYCNEDRFIFLGRRLMYPICMEAALKLKEIAYVEANCYPAGEMKHGPIALISKGSLVITFCGDPIVYEKMVGCIMEVKARQAHVIAIASELQEDIAAVSDFHIYVPNSHPLVSPILYAVVGQIMAYTMALKKGNEIDRPRNLAKSVTVE, from the coding sequence ATGTGCGGAATATTCGGTTATCTAGGTTCTAAATTAGCTATTCCTGTAGTTTTAGATGGATTGGCTAAACTAGAGTATCGTGGTTATGATTCCGCTGGATTGGCAGCAATTACATCGGGTCAATTGTTTGTAAGAAAAACCATCGGACGTGTCGATGAGCTCAGAAATGCTTTAGAAACACATCAGATTCAGTCTTCATTAGCCATAGGTCATACGCGTTGGGCAACGCATGGCGTGCCTACGGTAAATAATGCTCATCCTCATGTGGATGAGAATGCTACCTGTGCTATTGTTCACAATGGGATTATTGAGAATTTTAAAGAATTAAAGTCTTTACTTCTTTCTGAAGGCATTTCTTTTTCCTCAGATACAGACTCTGAGGTTATCGCGCAACTCTTTGCTTTTCGTTATCAAGCTACTGGAGATTTCGTACATAGCTTTTCTTGGACTCTGTCTCAGCTTCAGGGCAGCTTTTCCTGCGGGCTTATTCATAAAGATCATCCTTCAGTTCTTCTCTGTGCTTCTCAGGAAAGCCCGTTAATTATTGGCTTAGGGGATCAAGAGCGGTTGATTGCTTCGGATACTCGTGCTTTCTTAAAATATACAAAGAATGTTCAAGCTTTAGCTTCCGGAGAACTAGCTATTGTCAGTCTGGGCAATGAAGTCGAGACATACAATTTTGCATTAAAACGCATTCAGAAAGAAGTTCGTCAAGTTACTTACACCGATGCAGATTCAGATAAGCAGGGGTATAGCTACTATATGCTTAAAGAAATTTATGAGCAGCCGGAAGTTTTCGAACGTCTTCTTCATAAATATCTAGACCCTCAAGGATATATTGGCGAGAAATTTTTAGAAGGCTTCTCTATAGAAGATTTTGATGAAATTTCTATAGTTGCTTGTGGTTCTTCTTACCACGCAGGCTTGTTAGCGAAGTACATTGTAGAATCTCTAGTTTCAATTCCTGTGCATGTTGAAGTTGCTTCAGAATTTCGTTATAGAAGAGCGTATATCGGAAAGAAGACTTTGGCAATTTTAATTAGTCAATCTGGGGAAACAGCTGATACTTTAGCTGCGCTAAAGGAGTTCCGCCGTAGACACGTTGCTTGTGTTTTAGGAATTTGTAATGTTGAAGAATCCGCGCTAGCTATGGGTGTGGATCATTGCTTATTTTTAGAGGCAGGTATTGAAATTGGCGTTGCCTCTACGAAAGCTTTCACAGCTCAATTACTTTTACTTATTTTATTCGGGTTAAAACTAGCATCTGTAAAACGAACTTTGAGTTTAGAAGAACAACGTTCTTGTGGGAAAGGTTTGCTTGAGCTTCCAGTTTTATGTGATCTTCTATTAGCAAATGAAGGTTTGCGTTCTTGGGCGGATAACTATTGCAATGAAGATAGGTTTATATTTTTAGGACGTCGTCTGATGTATCCTATTTGTATGGAAGCCGCATTGAAACTGAAAGAAATTGCATATGTTGAAGCGAACTGTTATCCTGCTGGGGAAATGAAGCACGGGCCTATTGCTTTAATCAGCAAAGGATCTCTGGTAATTACTTTTTGTGGTGACCCTATTGTCTATGAAAAGATGGTGGGATGTATCATGGAGGTAAAAGCTCGGCAAGCTCATGTGATTGCTATAGCTTCAGAATTGCAAGAAGATATTGCTGCTGTTTCGGACTTTCACATATATGTTCCGAATAGTCATCCCTTAGTGTCTCCAATTCTTTATGCTGTTGTGGGGCAAATCATGGCCTATACCATGGCTTTGAAAAAAGGCAATGAAATAGACCGTCCGAGGAATTTAGCCAAATCTGTAACTGTTGAATAA
- the sucD gene encoding succinate--CoA ligase subunit alpha: MFCSLSKKIPIITQGITGKAGSFHTEKCLEYGSNFVAGVTPGKGGTKHLNLPVYDSVLEAKQATNCQITMIFVPPAYAAEAILEAEDAGIELIVCITEGIPIKDMLEVSHVMQHSASRLIGPNCPGIIKPGACKIGIMPGYIHLPGNVGVVSRSGTLTYEAVWQLTQRSIGQSVCLGIGGDPLNGTSFIDVLEEFQNDPQTELILMIGEIGGSAEEEAAEWIQSYCTKPVVAFIAGETAPKGKRMGHAGAIISGNSGDAKSKKKALKRAGVSVVESPALIGEAVETVFRSL; encoded by the coding sequence ATGTTTTGCTCATTAAGTAAAAAAATACCAATAATTACTCAAGGTATCACAGGAAAAGCAGGATCATTTCATACAGAGAAATGCCTAGAGTATGGATCGAATTTTGTTGCAGGAGTTACTCCTGGAAAGGGAGGAACGAAGCACTTGAATCTTCCAGTGTACGATTCCGTATTAGAAGCAAAACAAGCAACCAACTGTCAAATAACAATGATTTTTGTTCCTCCTGCTTATGCAGCAGAAGCTATTCTCGAAGCTGAGGATGCAGGAATTGAACTGATTGTCTGCATTACAGAAGGTATCCCAATAAAAGATATGCTCGAAGTGAGCCATGTTATGCAGCACAGTGCCTCTAGATTAATAGGCCCTAATTGTCCAGGAATTATTAAACCTGGAGCTTGTAAAATTGGCATCATGCCAGGGTATATCCATCTTCCCGGGAATGTTGGCGTAGTATCAAGATCGGGGACATTAACTTATGAAGCCGTTTGGCAGCTAACGCAACGCAGCATAGGACAAAGCGTATGCCTAGGTATAGGAGGAGATCCTTTAAACGGAACCTCGTTTATTGATGTGTTGGAAGAATTCCAGAACGACCCTCAAACAGAACTTATCTTGATGATTGGAGAAATCGGAGGTAGTGCTGAAGAAGAGGCCGCAGAATGGATTCAATCTTACTGTACAAAACCTGTTGTAGCGTTTATCGCGGGAGAAACAGCTCCTAAAGGGAAACGTATGGGGCACGCTGGAGCGATTATCTCTGGGAATTCTGGAGATGCGAAAAGCAAAAAAAAAGCTTTGAAAAGAGCGGGGGTGTCCGTTGTTGAATCTCCAGCTTTAATTGGAGAAGCTGTAGAAACTGTGTTTCGCTCGCTATAG
- a CDS encoding serine protease HtrA produces the protein MTKKPIYLLLATVMFLSVSIFHPVGFAAVKKDARMAEVPQETLLKEISGGFSKVAEQATPGVVYIESFPKCNRPVNPAPGRRGPYDNPFDYFNDEFFNRFFGLPSQKERPMSKEAVRGTGFIVSPDGYVVTNNHVVEDAGKIHVTLHDGQKYPAKVIGLDPKTDLAVIKINANKLPHLTFGNSDNLKVGDWAIAIGNPFGLQATVTVGVISAKGRNQLHIADFEDFIQTDAAINPGNSGGPLLNIDGEVIGVNTAIVSGSGGYIGIGFAIPSLMAKRIIDQLISDGQVIRGFLGVTLQPIDAELAACYKLDKVYGALVTDVVKGSPAHKAGLKQEDVIIAYNGREVESLSAFRNAISLMNPNTRVLLKVVREGQVLEIPVIVSQAPQDDGVSALQRVGIRVQNLNAETAKKLGMAPDSKGVLIVSVEAGSVAGSSGVAPGQLILAVNRQKVSSVEELNSVLKDGNNENILLMVSQGEVIRFIVLKPEE, from the coding sequence ATGACAAAGAAGCCAATATATTTATTATTAGCCACAGTGATGTTTTTAAGTGTTTCTATATTTCATCCTGTAGGATTCGCCGCTGTGAAAAAAGATGCGCGGATGGCAGAAGTGCCTCAAGAGACGCTTTTAAAGGAGATTTCTGGAGGGTTTTCTAAAGTCGCAGAACAGGCAACTCCTGGTGTTGTTTATATCGAAAGCTTTCCAAAATGTAATCGTCCTGTAAATCCTGCTCCGGGACGTCGAGGACCTTATGACAATCCTTTTGATTATTTTAATGACGAGTTCTTTAATCGCTTTTTTGGTTTGCCTTCGCAAAAAGAACGTCCCATGTCTAAAGAGGCTGTTCGTGGTACAGGATTTATAGTTTCTCCAGACGGTTATGTCGTTACTAATAATCACGTTGTTGAAGATGCTGGAAAGATTCATGTGACCCTACATGATGGTCAGAAATATCCTGCTAAGGTTATCGGCCTAGATCCTAAAACTGATTTAGCCGTTATTAAAATCAATGCGAATAAGCTTCCCCACCTTACTTTTGGGAATTCTGATAATTTGAAAGTCGGGGATTGGGCAATAGCTATCGGGAATCCTTTTGGGCTGCAAGCTACAGTTACCGTAGGGGTAATTAGTGCAAAAGGTAGAAATCAGTTGCATATTGCCGATTTCGAAGATTTTATTCAGACAGATGCAGCTATTAACCCAGGAAACTCCGGGGGGCCCCTTCTCAATATCGATGGAGAAGTTATAGGAGTGAATACTGCTATCGTAAGTGGTAGTGGAGGTTATATTGGTATCGGATTTGCTATTCCTAGTTTAATGGCTAAGAGAATCATAGATCAGCTTATTAGCGATGGTCAGGTAATTCGTGGATTTTTAGGCGTGACTCTACAACCCATAGATGCTGAGCTCGCTGCTTGCTATAAACTAGACAAGGTATACGGAGCTCTAGTAACAGATGTTGTTAAAGGGTCTCCTGCACATAAAGCAGGATTAAAACAAGAAGATGTAATTATTGCCTATAATGGTAGGGAAGTAGAATCCCTCAGTGCTTTCCGTAACGCTATTTCTTTAATGAATCCTAATACTCGTGTGTTGCTTAAAGTAGTTCGAGAAGGACAAGTTTTAGAAATTCCTGTTATTGTTTCTCAAGCACCCCAAGATGATGGAGTCTCTGCTTTACAGCGTGTGGGTATTCGTGTACAAAATCTTAATGCAGAAACTGCTAAGAAATTAGGAATGGCGCCGGATAGTAAAGGCGTACTGATTGTTTCTGTTGAAGCCGGCTCTGTAGCTGGCTCTTCAGGAGTGGCTCCGGGACAACTTATCTTGGCCGTAAATAGACAGAAAGTATCCTCAGTAGAAGAGTTAAATTCTGTTTTAAAAGATGGAAATAACGAAAATATTCTTCTCATGGTCTCTCAAGGAGAGGTTATTCGCTTTATAGTGTTAAAACCAGAAGAATAA
- a CDS encoding Bax inhibitor-1/YccA family protein, producing the protein MGLYDRDYAQESRLPGTFTSRVYGWMTAGLAVTTFVSLGLYFSGMYKSLFAFWWVWCIATLGVSFYINAKIHKLSVPAVMGLFLAYSALEGLFFGTLVPVYAAQYGGGIVWAAFGSAGLIFGLSAAYGAFTKSDLTQMRSILMFALIGLMLVSVIFALVSIFVYMPMFYLLICYIGLAIFVGLTVVDAQAIRSVAKNVGNDGDLSYKLSLIMALKMYCNVIMIFWYLLQIFSSSGKRN; encoded by the coding sequence ATGGGACTATACGATCGTGATTACGCGCAAGAATCTCGTTTGCCAGGGACATTCACATCCAGAGTGTATGGCTGGATGACAGCAGGTCTGGCTGTAACGACTTTTGTGTCGTTAGGGTTATACTTTTCCGGAATGTATAAAAGTTTGTTCGCATTCTGGTGGGTGTGGTGCATTGCTACACTCGGGGTGTCTTTTTACATTAACGCTAAGATTCATAAACTTTCCGTTCCTGCGGTTATGGGGCTTTTCTTGGCCTATTCTGCTTTAGAAGGATTGTTTTTTGGAACCTTAGTGCCTGTTTACGCCGCTCAATACGGTGGAGGAATTGTTTGGGCTGCTTTTGGATCTGCAGGATTAATTTTTGGTTTGTCAGCCGCCTATGGCGCCTTTACCAAAAGCGATCTTACCCAGATGAGAAGTATTCTGATGTTCGCTCTAATCGGGTTGATGTTGGTCTCAGTGATATTTGCGTTGGTTTCTATATTTGTTTATATGCCAATGTTCTACTTATTGATTTGCTACATAGGGTTAGCTATTTTTGTAGGTTTGACTGTTGTAGACGCTCAAGCTATCCGTAGTGTGGCTAAAAATGTAGGTAATGATGGTGATCTGAGCTACAAACTATCTTTAATCATGGCGTTAAAGATGTATTGTAATGTCATCATGATATTCTGGTATCTTCTACAAATTTTCTCCTCTTCTGGAAAGAGAAATTAA
- a CDS encoding aromatic amino acid transport family protein: MSSKVLGGSLIIAGTAIGAGVLAVPILTAHAGFLPTTLLYTLSWLFSMGSGMCLLEIMTWFKDKQQINMLSMAQYTLGDVGKICMWLVYLFLFYSLLIAYFCEGGNILFRIFGCQGLDIPWIRHVAPLAFAILICPALMMGTKIVDYCNRVCVVGIAIAFAAFCILGVLSLKPELLLRASWMQSVNGLPILFLSFGFQSVVPSLYYYMNRNVKDVKKAIVIGSFVPLILYLIWEGLVLGVVPLDFLMKAKENGYTAVEAMKNSLQCSLFYVAGEFFGFFALVSSFLGVALGVTDFLADACRWNKQKHKFAIFFLTVMVPLALSMCYPEIVLKCLNYAGGVGSALIIGVFPVLMVWKGRYGKKRCHEKQVLPGGKIVLLLMVVVMVINLVSLYYKF; this comes from the coding sequence ATGTCTAGCAAGGTTTTAGGGGGCTCCCTCATTATTGCAGGGACCGCCATAGGTGCTGGGGTGTTAGCTGTCCCTATATTAACAGCGCATGCAGGATTTTTACCTACGACTCTTCTCTATACCCTGTCGTGGTTATTCTCCATGGGATCTGGAATGTGCCTTCTCGAGATTATGACCTGGTTTAAAGATAAACAACAGATCAACATGTTATCGATGGCCCAGTACACTCTAGGAGATGTGGGCAAGATTTGCATGTGGCTTGTTTACTTGTTTCTATTTTACTCTCTACTTATTGCTTACTTTTGTGAGGGAGGCAATATACTATTTCGTATTTTTGGTTGTCAGGGATTGGATATTCCTTGGATACGTCACGTAGCTCCTTTAGCTTTTGCTATTTTGATTTGTCCAGCTTTAATGATGGGAACAAAAATCGTGGACTACTGTAACCGCGTTTGTGTTGTCGGAATAGCTATTGCGTTTGCTGCATTTTGTATTTTAGGAGTTTTATCCTTGAAACCAGAATTGCTTTTACGTGCTTCATGGATGCAATCTGTGAATGGATTGCCTATCTTATTCCTTTCCTTTGGCTTTCAAAGTGTGGTTCCCTCACTGTATTACTATATGAATAGGAACGTTAAAGATGTCAAAAAAGCTATAGTTATTGGTAGCTTTGTACCTTTAATCTTATACTTAATTTGGGAAGGTTTAGTTCTAGGGGTAGTTCCCTTGGATTTTCTTATGAAAGCTAAAGAAAATGGTTACACAGCTGTGGAGGCGATGAAAAATTCGTTGCAATGCTCTCTGTTTTATGTGGCCGGTGAATTCTTCGGCTTCTTTGCTTTGGTTTCTTCATTTTTAGGCGTGGCTTTGGGTGTTACGGACTTCCTTGCCGATGCTTGTCGATGGAACAAACAGAAACACAAGTTTGCTATTTTCTTTTTAACTGTTATGGTCCCTTTAGCTTTATCAATGTGCTATCCTGAGATCGTTCTCAAATGTCTCAATTATGCTGGAGGGGTAGGCTCTGCTTTAATTATCGGAGTTTTCCCTGTACTCATGGTCTGGAAAGGCCGTTACGGGAAAAAACGTTGTCATGAAAAACAAGTGCTTCCGGGTGGGAAAATTGTTTTATTGCTAATGGTCGTGGTAATGGTAATTAATTTGGTGAGTCTTTATTATAAATTTTAA